DNA sequence from the Sulfurimonas sp. genome:
AGAGTTAATAGCTAAGAAAGCCGTTTATGTTTTTTTGGGGATTGTTAAAAAATTAGGGGGCAAGGGGTAAAAACCCCTTGGCGTTAAAGCTAATGCAATAACGGTGCAAATATGCACATAAGCAGTATTGCGAATAGTAGCTTATCCATAAAGAACCCCCTCTATTGTAATTTTGGAGGGTAAAAAAAAAGGTTAGAGGCTCATGACTTCCCCTAACCTTAATTTACCACTCCATCATTACAATAGATAGTTACTATTCGCAAACAGAATCATACCATAAAAAATTAACTCTGAATTTTTAACAAACTCTCATTTTTAAAGTTATCTATAGCTTTTGCTAGAAAACTCTTGAAAAAAACAATAAAGTAGACAATAGATATTAACGGTAGATGATATGTTTTTTGGGGATTGTTAAAAAGTAAATAGTAGCCAGAGGGGTAACTAATCCCTCTGTTTTGATTAATAAAGAGAGGGTGCGAACACCATCAATATTAAAAAGACTACTAAGATTTTGTGGGGCATATTAAAATACACCTTTCTTTGAAGTTCCCACCCAACCCCTACCGTGCCAAAAAAGGCAAAAAAAAAGGGCTAGAGCCGAAGCCCTAACCCTTTACTTCAAATAGTCCGGTAGTTAATCAGACATGTATTTTTATGTTCCACAAACAAAGAAATTATATCATAGAAAAATAAATTAGCAGCAGAACCGCTACTTTTTTCTTTCTTAAAACCCTAAAAAGAGAACAAGGTGATTCCGTCTCGGTTTAGGTCTAGTACTATCGGTCCGGTATAGCTTTCGCCTCCTCCGCCTGAGTATGTACTTTCTTCATCTCTTATGTCTGCACGGGGAGCAACAGGCTGTAAAGGATTTGGAAGAGAGAAGTTAAAGTCAAATATGGGGTTTATAGGTTTGGGGCATGAGCCGTTTCCACCGTTTCCACTATTTCCACCGTCTTCACCGTTTCCGCTGCTCGACTCGGAAGATTGGCAGCTTCCTCCGTCTCCCTCATTATCTTTTAGGGTAATCCCTATATATCCGCCGTCTCTCTTTTGAAAGTCATTGATGGTGAGTATTTTCCCGTCTTTGGCAAATGTAAGGATTGAGTCCTTTAGGGTATATTCTCCTCCGTCTCCTTTATACACTTCGCTTCCGTCACTTTGTGGGCTACACCCTGAACCTGCGTCTTTAGTCCCTCCGCTTAGAAGTTCTCCCTCAAAGTAAACTATACCTTTACCCTCTAAGTCATCTCTGATGGTATCGCCGTTGTCTGTTATGTAGGTGTCGTAGTTTGAACCGCCTAGAAGAGTGTCGAAACCTTTTCCGCCTTCTAGGTAGTCGTTGCCTGCATTTCCTACAATGGTGTCATCTCCTCCCATACCAAACATATAGTCATTTTCATCACTTCCTTGCATCTGTGAAGAGGTGTTGTCTATATCTCCTCCAAATAGTACTTTGCCTACATTTGCACCTTTACTTAGGTTATACTCTTCTCCTAAAGCAAAGTCTTTATAGTCTTGGAGTCCTCTAACTACATCGTATCTGTTATGTTTATCAAGGGTATAGTAAAGATAATCCGCTCTGTTGGCAAGAAATACATCTGAGTAGTCGTCTGGGGTGATGTTTGCATATGCCGGAAGATAATCTCCTTCGATAACGAATGGGGTTAGGTTTAGCAGGGCATAAATATTTTCAACTCTTTTTGATTGTAATTGCGAGGAAGTTTTATCTACCAAAGAAGTCAGCCCTGTTGCATCTCCGCTCCATTTTTTAGTTAACTCAATTGCTTTGTCAACTATGCTTCCGCTTACTTCGGATTGAAATACATCACTTACTATGTTTAGAGCTTTTTCATTGCTTGTATGTTCTAAAATAGATGTAAGCAGGTTCAAGTCTTGTGTATTTGCTATGCTTGAGAGCATATTGTAGATGTGGAGGGATTCGGTCGTATAAGGGATTCGGTGATTTGACAATGGATCAACATTATCTATTGAAATTGGAACCACGCTCCCGATCATTGTTCCAAGTCCAGAAGTTACTTCACTCCCTTCTTTTGCATAGATATTTGTAATATTTGCATTGGCAATATTTCCGGAAGTCAATCCGAGAGCCTCATATGCCTCAGCACTCAATCCTCCAATACCGGGAGCATTGTATGAATAGACACTGCCGACCTCATTTGGATGAGCAAGAGCAAAAGATTGTGCCAATACTCCGCCCAGAGAGTGTCCAGTTACATCAAGTTTAGTCCCGATAGGAATTATCCCGTCTAGTAGCCATTGGTTATAAAAAGAGTTAAGTGCTGCAAGTTGGTCGTATGCTTCTCCGTATTTGGCAAGAATGATATCAGAAAATACATCCGATACAGAAGTTGTTCCGCGGATAGAGAGTATTCTTTTGCTTGTTAAATTGTTATTTTCATCAACTTCACCAAATAATACTGCATCAAGCCCTGTAAGGTATGGGTCTGCTATGGCTAAAACTTTGTAGCGGTTGGCAAAGTTAGTGGCTTGGGTAGGGGAAAATTTTATTTCTCCATAAAAGTCTTTCCTTGTCAGCTCATCAAAATATTGAGTATTAGCTTTTCCAAACATACCAGCAACTAAATCACCATAGCTCGCTTGAGCCAACTCTGCATAATCTAAATAATCCTTAATCGTTGTCATTTTAATTTTCTCCTCTTTCTTTTGGTTTTAATATTTTTATATATAGCTCTTCATAGTTTGTTTTACCAATACCTGAACATCCGAAACCTGAAACTCCTATAAAATAACCTAATAAATTTCTTATCCATCCAACACCCCATGAATATTCCACAAGTTCACCCAAAGTAGCATTGCTTTTTTTATCAAAGAATTTAAATGAAATAACTCTATTAATATTAATAATAGGTATTTCTGTTTCAGAACCAATTTTGTATCCTGCAAATTCCCATCCACTTACCTCATTCTCATCAATCTCTTCCTTGACAATACATTTGCCTTGTTTATAGAGATTTAAATGATACTCACTAGATGCATTACCTATTTGTATGCATTCTTGAGTTTTATTGGTATCCACCCAAGAAGTTCTAAAATATTTACCCGTTGGTTTATTATTTTTAACTTCTTGATAATCTATATATCTATAGCCCTCATACGGTAATGGCGGCACATTTCCATATCCATCTTTACTCCATTTTCCCACATAAAACCCTTCAACATTATCAACGCTCTTATATATCTTTATGCCTGACTCAAACGCACAAAGATAAGCATATACAGGAAAGCCTAAGATGACATCCCATGTAGGTATAAGTATCATTATTGCGAGTGCGATATTTGCTTTTTTTAGCCCATGCGATTGAAGTACTTTTGTTACTATGAATTTTGAGAGCAGTATATAACCTACAATCACTCCTATAACTATTATCCCTATCATCTACGCCACCTCATTTAGTAAATTTCTATTTTTTATGTCTATATGCCAAATTTCATTTGAAAATAAATAAAAACATTTTTTTATATTATCCATTTCTTTTAGATTTACAATCTTATTCTGTGATAAATCAATATTATTTAATGGATTTGGGTATATATGTAACTTATTGTATTTTTTATAGTTTTTGCCTCTGTTGTAGATATAGTTATCATTACCCTCTCCGCCTAAGAGTTTATCGCTCTGTGTGCCGCCCTCTATGACATCATCTCCTGCACCTGCTTTGATGATATCTCGTCCTCCTCTGCCTTTTAGAGTTTCGCTTCTGCTGCTGCCCTCTAGTGTCTCACTCTCATCAGTTCCGTTTGCTTCATCATTTAAGGCAAGTGAACCGTTGTAAAATAAGATATTTTTAATAACTTTCTCACCTTGGGAAGTTTGGATACTCTCACCTCCTGTATATCCTGCTATCATCTCTTTTGCTTGGGTGTTATCGGGCATGTAGAGTGTTACGCTATCATCTGCATTGGTTTGGATGTAGAGGTAGTTATATAGTTTATCGTTGCCGTTAATCACTCCGTCATGGTTGTTATCGTATCCGCTTTGATAATAAAAATAGTTTTAAAGCGCCTACAAGATGATATAATACTCAGAAACGGGGTGTATACGATGAATATAATCAATATTTCAAAACAAAAAATATTTGACAATAAAAATCAGATATATGCTTATGAACTTGTTTTTATGGACGGCTCAAACAATGAGGCGGGGCTTTCTTCTAAGGTTAAAGGTACTGCGCAACTCATTATGAGTTCTATTGCAAACAAAGAATTAGATAAATTATTGGGCAATAAAACCGTAGCTTTGGTAAATGTAGATGAAGAAGTACTTTTAAAAGGCATATTAGATGTTTTAGACAAAGATAGATTTATTTTAAACATCTTAGAAAATATAGATTTGACGGAGAATGTACTGGCGAAAATCATACAGTACAAAAAGAGAGGGTTTAGACTCTCGCTTGAGCATTTTGACTCAAGTGCGCATATGCTCTCAAAATTTAACAGATTATTTAACTATATCGACATTATAAAAATGGATATAGTTCTTTCCGAGCCTGAAAATTTAGAAAAAGTTATGGCTAAATTTAAAGGCGGAAGGGTCAAACTTTTAGCTCAAAATATAGAGACTAAAGAAGATTTGAAAAAATATACGGATATGGGCTTTGACTACTTTCAGGGTTACTACTTGGATAAGCCTGAAGTTATGGAGATTGTCGGCTCAAAAGAACCTGCTCAATTTATAATACTGCAACTCATTAAAATCATAAAAGACAACAACAGCACCGAGCAGCTAGAGTTTTTTATAAAAAAACAACCCGATTTATCGTATAAGCTTATCCAATTTTTCAATAATTCCAGAAGTTTTAATGTAAGAATTGAGTCTTTAACTCAGGTAATTACCCTGCTTGGCAGGGATAAACTGCTTAGATGGCTGTTAGTGTATCTCTACTCCGAGACTTCCAAAAATCCTGCCTCTAAAAGTATCTTAGCCCTTGCAATAAAAAGAGCACAGAGGATGGAAGCAGAAGCCGAGCCGAAGAAAAAAGACAAGGCTTATTTGGCAGGAATGTTCTCTATGCTTAGTTCTATCTTTGAAACGGATATTAAAGAGTTGATGTACCATATAGATATGGATAGCGACATAACCTCTTTGGTTCTGGAAAAAAAAGGTATTTTTGCCCCTAGTTTGCTCAGAGCAGAAAAAGCAGAAAAAGAGTATCTTAAAAAAATGATGTTAGAAAATTTTGAAAAACTCCACACTGCCGACTTGATATATACGCTAGAGTACAGCGGGGTTGAGATAGATAAAAGCAAGCTATAAAGAGGTATCGCAGCAAAATCAAAATCTGCATCTATTTGTTATACTAAAGATTTTTATTTAGCTATAATCACAAAAATTATCATAACAAAAATAAAAAAAGTTTTTTTGTCTGATATTTTAATTGAGGAGGGATACTTATGGTAAATGCTTTTATAAAAAAAGGTATAAGATTAGAAGTCATTGAAAATTTTTCTGTCTTAGAAAAAGAGAATGATACGACCAATATTATTTGGATTGATATGATTTCTCCCTCAATTGAAGAAGTAAAAACAGTTGAATCGATATTTAACATAAAATTCCCGACAAAACAAGAGAGCGAAGAGATTGAGCTAAGTTCCAGATATTGGGAGGAAGACAATAGAATAGAGATTAATAGTTACTTCCTTATTAATGCCGATAGTGCATCTGCCTTTAACGAAACTGTTTCTTTTATATTGCAAGATGATCTTCTTATTTCAATCAGATATAAAAATTTAGAAAGTTTCAATACCTTTATAAGAAAATTATTAAATTCACCGAAAGAGTTTAAAAACGGATATTCCGTCTTTTGCGAAATTATTGATATTAGAATAGATGCAGATGCAGATATTATTGAAAATCTATCAAAAGAGATAGCAAAAATCAGAAAGCATGTCTTTACCGATTATGCCAATGACGATGAGGAAATATTGGAAAGAATCTCTTCATTTGAAGATTTAAATATGAAAATCAGAGAGAACTTAACAGATAAACAGAGAATTTTAAGTACGCTTTTAAAGTCCAGTAAATACAGTGATGATAAAAATATAATACCGATTATGCTTAAAGATATAAAATCTTTGATTGAATATACAAATTTTAATTTTGAAAGATTGGATTATTTACAAAATATATTTATCGGTGTTTTAAATATTGAACAAAATAAGGTTATAAAAATATTTACCATTGTAAATGTGATATTTTTACCGCCGACTCTTATTGCAAGCATTTACGGTATGAACTTTGATATGCTGCCTGAACTTCACTGGGAGTACGGATATCTATTTTCAGTCGGCTTAATGATTTTATCTTCCGTTACACCTATTTTAATCTTTAAAAAGAAGGGTTGGATCTAACTCCATAAGATAAGCATCACACCCGTCAAGATAAAAAGCTTTAAGGTTTTTAATTATATTAAAACCTAGTTTTTTATACAAAGATATCGCCGTGCTGTTATCTGTGCGTACTTCAAGAAGCAAACGCCTAAAACCCAAAGACACCGACTCATTAATTGCCGACTCCAAAAGCCTTTTTGCAATTTTTCTGCCTCTATGGGACTCAATGACTCCTATAGAATATAGTTTAGCATTAGTGCGTTTGACCAACACCAAAACATAACCTACGATATTGTTATCAATTTCTGCTACAAAAAGCAGGTTGTTTCTTATATGATATGCAAAAGACCCTTTTGACAAAGGAAAATTCTCTGCCGAAAAAAGCTTTTGCTCCAATGCATAGAGCGAAGCAACATCTTTTTGCTCTGCTTTGCGGATTGTCATTTTTGGTAAATCGTATATTTAGGTACTAGTTTAAACGGACGATAAGACATTTTTACTTTGCGAAGATTCTCAAATCCCATATCGTCACCGACATTTATGTATGTTACACCGTAATGCTCTTTAAGCATTTTTGAAAACTCTCTAAAGATAAACTGGGCACATCCGAAAATTTCAAAATCGGTTTTTTCTATAATAACCGTTGCGGTGTTTTGATTGATTCGTTCTCCTACGGTAAAACCTTTAAGCTCACCGTTTATATATATAACCAAACCTATAAGGCAAAGCTCTTCATAATGTTTTAGCATCTGTTTTACGGCATGTCTTTCTTGATGGATACCCTCTAAAAAGACTTCTGCTTCTTCTTTTGGCATATACTTGACTCTGTCGGAAACCCATTTGTCAAAAAGATGTATAATCTCCTCTTTGTGCTTTACGCTGTCTAGCTGTTCAACTACATAATCAGGATATGACTTTACAAATTTATTTATCTCTGTTCTTTTTGTATGGTAGCTATTTCCGCGAAGATCAATGAGTGCATTTACTTCATAAACATAATCAACCAATTTTTTTTCAATAACATATGATTCAAGCATCTCAAACATACTCTCTGCTTCATCGGTGTTTTGTAAAAACTCTTCTAGCATGGAACCTTGTACATAGTCGATTCGCGAATAGTAAGGGGAGCTGTTGTTTTCATTCATAACTTCAAAACATTTTACTATGGCTTTAGTTATATGTTTTTTCTTTCCCAAAGGAGGCAGCAGCATAGTAAGTTCACCGCCTGTCATAATAAAGAGGCAAAAACATTTATTTATAATTGCATAAAAACCGCTGCTGTTGGCAAGCCATATATAATTTGCGGCAAAAGTATAGTCGCTTAAATCTACATCAATTTTTGAGAGATACTCTTCCATAATAGGTTTTGTAGCCATTGTAAATCGTTTTAACTTCTGTTTATTGATAGTTAAGCTTCCCATAAAAATCCTCTTTTTTCTAAATAGTAGAGAAATAATACATCTTTTTTATATATTTGAAGAAAAAATTTTGAATATGACCATTGCAAGGTGTGACAATCTAGCATTAGGCTTCTTTCATAACTAAAAAATAGATTCTATGGCTCTGCAATTAAGGCTACTGTAAGGCGATTATATTTATAATTCCACCCGTTTTAAAACAGGTACAAAAATTATTTACTGCACTTTTATTTACACCTATTGGGGTATAGCCAAGCGGTAAGGCAACTGGTTTTGGTCCAGTCATTCAGGGGTTCGAATCCCTTTACCCCATCCACCCGCTTAAAAAAATCACAAATATTTCGGTAACAGCTCTTTTAATTTATTGTAAATTTTAAGAAAGTCAGTAGAATAAACTCTATTTTGCGCAATGGAAGTTATAAAGTTTGTATCTCTCTCCCATCGTGGAACCAGATGCATATGGATATGCTCCGCTATCCCTGCCCCGCCTGCTTTTCCCAAGTTCATCCCGATATTTACCCCATGAGCGCCAAAACCCTCTTTTAAAAGTCTAACACCTTTTTGAGCCAAAGCACTCATATGAAGCCAAGTTTCAGTGGACAAATCTTCTAGTTTATCGGTGTGAAGGTGCGGAATAATCATAAAATGCCCCGGAGTATATGGATAGCGATTCATAACTATAAAACAGTGCTCATCCCTATAAAGCACATGAAGCTCTTTATCTTCTTGCTCATTGGCGCTAATATGACAAAAGACACAACCCTCAACCTCTTTGCCTGCTATATACTCGCTTCGCCACGGGGCATATAAAATATCTTTCATCGATTTTTCCTCTCTTACCTAAAATTAACTAGCTAATTTTCTACTCATGACACCGTTCCCGCTCTTAAAACTCTCTCAAAACTATCAAGCAAACCTGTTTTAAATGCTTCATCTCCTGCAAAAAGTTTATAGAGCTCGAGTTCTTTTTTTCTTTCACGGTTCATAACTTCTGCGACTATTCGCTCTAGTGCTATTCTTCTTGTGTGTGTATCTTGATTATCTTGATATTTGGTTTTATAGTCATCATGTGTTTTGACTTTTTCCATTAGATTGATAAATTTAATCCTCTGTTCCTGTGGCGTTGCTTCCCAACCATGAAACCATTTTTCATTGAATGCTTCTATGATACTATCGAGTAAATCCCTCTCATTGTTTCCGTGAGCAGCTCTTGGATTATTATTTACAGGGTCAAGCCCAGTTTCACTCTCATCAAGCCCTATGCCAACTCCTAGCTTTACTCTCTCTAGCCCATAAGTTGATAAATCCACACTATTTAGTAACTCATCGAGCATATCTTGGTCTTTATCTTTTATAATCATTTTTGGTATTAAAAACTTCAAAAACCAAAAGAGTTTTTCCCACTCCACTTTTTCAAAAGGCATAATGGAAGCCATCTGTCCATATATTTTTACAAACTGTTTTGCTTTGATTTTGTAGTCTGCTTTTTGCTCATCTTCGAGAGCTAGTTCACTATTAAATCTCCCAGCCGATTTATCAATAATTGGCGATAACTTTGAAGCCTCCACACCTTTGAAATATTTTTCAAAAAATTCATCAACTTCACTTGATTCATATACACCCAAATCATCAAGAGTCTCTTTTAACTCATGAAGTACATTGATGTCGGTTGCTTCACTTAGGGTTGTTGATGTATAAAAAGGGTCAAATGATTTTTTAATATCTTCTGTTGTATTAAAAAAATCTAGCACAAATAAATCTTCGGTTTTTTTACCATATTTTGATGATGAACGATTGAGTCTTGAGAGGGCTTGAACAGCCAATACATCCTGTAATTTTTTATCCACATACATAGTACAAAGTTTTGGTTGGTCAAAACCTGTCAAAAACTTATTGGCAACTACCAATAATTTATACTCATC
Encoded proteins:
- a CDS encoding EAL domain-containing protein, whose translation is MNIINISKQKIFDNKNQIYAYELVFMDGSNNEAGLSSKVKGTAQLIMSSIANKELDKLLGNKTVALVNVDEEVLLKGILDVLDKDRFILNILENIDLTENVLAKIIQYKKRGFRLSLEHFDSSAHMLSKFNRLFNYIDIIKMDIVLSEPENLEKVMAKFKGGRVKLLAQNIETKEDLKKYTDMGFDYFQGYYLDKPEVMEIVGSKEPAQFIILQLIKIIKDNNSTEQLEFFIKKQPDLSYKLIQFFNNSRSFNVRIESLTQVITLLGRDKLLRWLLVYLYSETSKNPASKSILALAIKRAQRMEAEAEPKKKDKAYLAGMFSMLSSIFETDIKELMYHIDMDSDITSLVLEKKGIFAPSLLRAEKAEKEYLKKMMLENFEKLHTADLIYTLEYSGVEIDKSKL
- the corA gene encoding magnesium/cobalt transporter CorA; its protein translation is MVNAFIKKGIRLEVIENFSVLEKENDTTNIIWIDMISPSIEEVKTVESIFNIKFPTKQESEEIELSSRYWEEDNRIEINSYFLINADSASAFNETVSFILQDDLLISIRYKNLESFNTFIRKLLNSPKEFKNGYSVFCEIIDIRIDADADIIENLSKEIAKIRKHVFTDYANDDEEILERISSFEDLNMKIRENLTDKQRILSTLLKSSKYSDDKNIIPIMLKDIKSLIEYTNFNFERLDYLQNIFIGVLNIEQNKVIKIFTIVNVIFLPPTLIASIYGMNFDMLPELHWEYGYLFSVGLMILSSVTPILIFKKKGWI
- the rimI gene encoding ribosomal protein S18-alanine N-acetyltransferase; this translates as MTIRKAEQKDVASLYALEQKLFSAENFPLSKGSFAYHIRNNLLFVAEIDNNIVGYVLVLVKRTNAKLYSIGVIESHRGRKIAKRLLESAINESVSLGFRRLLLEVRTDNSTAISLYKKLGFNIIKNLKAFYLDGCDAYLMELDPTLLFKD
- a CDS encoding phosphatidylglycerol lysyltransferase domain-containing protein, whose product is MGSLTINKQKLKRFTMATKPIMEEYLSKIDVDLSDYTFAANYIWLANSSGFYAIINKCFCLFIMTGGELTMLLPPLGKKKHITKAIVKCFEVMNENNSSPYYSRIDYVQGSMLEEFLQNTDEAESMFEMLESYVIEKKLVDYVYEVNALIDLRGNSYHTKRTEINKFVKSYPDYVVEQLDSVKHKEEIIHLFDKWVSDRVKYMPKEEAEVFLEGIHQERHAVKQMLKHYEELCLIGLVIYINGELKGFTVGERINQNTATVIIEKTDFEIFGCAQFIFREFSKMLKEHYGVTYINVGDDMGFENLRKVKMSYRPFKLVPKYTIYQK
- a CDS encoding HIT domain-containing protein codes for the protein MKDILYAPWRSEYIAGKEVEGCVFCHISANEQEDKELHVLYRDEHCFIVMNRYPYTPGHFMIIPHLHTDKLEDLSTETWLHMSALAQKGVRLLKEGFGAHGVNIGMNLGKAGGAGIAEHIHMHLVPRWERDTNFITSIAQNRVYSTDFLKIYNKLKELLPKYL